In the Gossypium arboreum isolate Shixiya-1 chromosome 10, ASM2569848v2, whole genome shotgun sequence genome, one interval contains:
- the LOC128282197 gene encoding probable disease resistance protein At4g27220, with protein MEALKDDSVSVVGVHGMGGIGKTTLVKEIARKVKGKLFDSVVIATVTQAIDIEKIQNQIADFLGLKFEEQSMVGKAFRLRERLKEKRILVVLDDIWEKLDIEEVGIPLGDEHKGCKLLLTSRELNVLLNGMDAQKNFPIGVLNEKEAWDLFKKMAGNCDESCDLKPIAMEVAKKCAGLPIAIATVAGALRNKRLFEWKNALRELERPLSSNFTGITAAYSAIEWSFNYLESEEVKLTFLLCSVIGHNGLVEDLVRYTLGLGLFDGVYTMEEARNKVLTVVANLKASALLLDGYNDECFDFHDVVWDAALAIALKDYRMLVLRDHVPKEWSAKEKINSWSVISLRCPQIIANLPKEMECSGLSFFLMAGAVKIPPNFFKQTKGLKVLDLFGMQFSSLPKSIIHLTDLRMLCLKESAVDDITIIGELKNLEILDLSKSGIKELPKEMAQLTQLR; from the exons ATGGAGGCACTAAAAGATGATAGCGTCAGCGTTGTTGGGGTGCATGGTATGGGTGGGATTGGAAAAACAACGCTGGTCAAAGAAATCGCTAGAAAGGTCAAGGGCAAGTTGTTTGATTCGGTTGTCATAGCAACCGTAACTCAAGCCATCGATATTGAGAAGATTCAGAACCAAATTGCAGACTTCTTGGGCTTGAAATTTGAGGAACAGAGTATGGTTGGAAAAGCATTTCGACTACGAGAAAGATTGAAGGAGAAGAGGATTCTGGTTGTGTTGGATGATATTTGGGAAAAGTTAGATATTGAGGAAGTTGGGATTCCTTTGGGAGATGAACACAAGGGATGCAAGTTGCTGTTAACTTCTAGAGAACTCAATGTTTTATTAAATGGGATGGATGCTCAGAAAAATTTTCCCATCGGGGTTTTAAATGAAAAGGAAGCCTGGGACCTGTTCAAGAAGATGGCTGGCAACTGTGATGAAAGTTGCGATTTGAAGCCTATAGCTATGGAGGTAGCCAAAAAATGTGCAGGATTGCCAATAGCCATTGCGACAGTTGCAGGGGCTTTGAGAAACAAAAGGTTGTTTGAATGGAAGAATGCTTTACGAGAACTGGAGAGGCCTTTGTCAAGCAACTTCACGGGGATAACTGCGGCATATTCAGCTATAGAGTGGAGTTTTAATTATTTAGAAAGCGAGGAAGTTAAGCTGACTTTCTTGCTTTGCAGTGTAATAGGCCATAATGGTCTGGTGGAGGACTTGGTAAGATATACTCTAGGTTTGGGTTTATTTGACGGTGTCTACACTATGGAAGAAGCTAGAAATAAAGTATTGACGGTTGTGGCTAATCTCAAAGCGTCTGCCTTGTTGCTTGATGGTTATAATGATGAGTGCTTTGATTTCCATGATGTTGTTTGGGATGCTGCTTTAGCCATTGCATTGAAGGACTATCGTATGCTTGTTTTGAGAGATCATGTTCCAAAGGAGTGGTCCGCTAAGGAGAAAATAAATAGCTGGAGTGTGATCAGCTTACGTTGTCCTCAGATTATAGCTAACCTTCCTAAGGAGATGGAGTGTTCAGGTCTATCCTTCTTCCTTATGGCCGGCGCAGTTAAAATTCCTCCCAATTTTTTCAAACAAACCAAAGGCCTCAAAGTCTTAGATTTGTTCGGAATGCAGTTTTCATCCCTACCTAAATCAATTATTCACCTCACAGACCTTCGCATGTTGTGTCTAAAAGAATCTGCAGTTGATGACATAACCATCATAGGAGAGCTGAAGAATTTAGAAATCCTTGACCTTTCTAAGTCAGGTATCAAAGAACTACCTAAGGAGATGGCACAATTGACTCAATTAAG GTGA
- the LOC108465486 gene encoding uncharacterized protein LOC108465486 isoform X1, translating into MLLIKTEALYLEGLEGVKNILAELNNGKDLPHLKRLHVKNGMHVQYITMNEIGVSELCSITLKNLPQLISFCSQDKRCFTVSEPLPLFNKQACHWITNLRSLIIDGCGKLEHLLSTSLARSLVQLQCFKIKDCKGLRDIILTEKIEEERKDVICLPRLNSLHIVGLRNLIFFCSGNYNIEFPLLKNLEIEGCSKLKEFISQTSTQSGMYTLFNEKAAFPRLERMKIVNMINVKMIFHNDLASSSLQNLREIRVERCGSLKNLFPVSIAKDLPQLEDLCITNCGVEEIVSKGEGVEEQPVRFEFPQVSSLEVTSLKNLKCFYEGQHTIVWPMLKKLKTDCSALLKIVASEHLRLIQGNEQPVLLVEEVIPKLEKLKLLDFGDLDQFPPALFQDIKVLEVTGGIRSSIFPFVRRFCNLDSFQLFGFNFKYIVPCKGDAGTRSPIRNLVLVNAINLKHIWSKDSELDHILSNLRTLRVGACDDLINIRASSSSLQNLTTLNVYSCKMMTNLVTPSVIKNCVQLTTMSVEYCTKMTEIVGNEGDYHQTIVVSKLKCLELSNLQSLTSFCPGNYTFNFPCLEELIVAQCPRLKIFSEGVLSTPQLRRVKQSGYREKWSWTSDLNTTIQQLYTEKDGFSDGRSLNISDTCPKSIEIWIRNPQEILGRNLISLNYYKCSSLKYIFTPSMLLSLNQLEWLEVKECNSMEQVVREEEEEAMTHKFTFLELFSIRIESCPNLTNFHLGSQALEFPELFRIKIVDCPKLTAFSSSTSREIGDASENVVGKGGIYDNNAAFFSNKISLVFNIYLHNLFHIFFLFDHHECVWSIYTY; encoded by the exons ATGTTGCTGATTAAGACTGAAGCTTTGTACCTAGAAGGACTTGAAGGCGTCAAGAATATACTTGCGGAGTTAAATAATGGGAAAGATCTTCCACATTTAAAGAGACTTCACGTCAAAAATGGTATGCATGTCCAGTATATTACAATGAATGAAATTGGGGTTTCGGAATTATGCTCCATCACCCTTAAAAATCTACCGCAACTCATTAGCTTTTGCTCTCAAGACAAAAGGTGTTTCACTGTTTCTGAGCCCTTACCACTTTTTAATAAACAG GCATGTCATTGGATTACGAATTTGAGGAGCTTGATCATCGACGGATGTGGTAAGTTGGAGCATCTGTTATCAACTTCTCTCGCTAGAAGTCTGGTGCAGCTCCAATGCTTTAAGATAAAGGATTGCAAGGGCTTAAGGGACATAATACTTACAgagaaaattgaagaagaaaggaaAGATGTGATTTGTTTGCCTCGGTTAAACTCCCTGCATATAGTAGGACTTCGAAACCTCATTTTCTTTTGCTCAGGAAATTATAATATCGAGTTCCCATTGTTGAAAAACCTAGAGATTGAGGGTTgctcaaaattaaaagaattcatTAGTCAAACTAGTACGCAGTCCGGCATGTATACTCTCTTCAATGAGAAG GCTGCATTTCCTAGGTTGGAAAGGATGAAAATCGTCAACATGATAAATGTGAAGATGATATTTCATAATGACCTAGCATCAAGTTCCTTACAAAATCTACGAGAAATAAGAGTTGAGAGATGTGGGAGTCTGAAAAATCTATTTCCAGTGTCAATAGCCAAAGATCTTCCACAACTTGAAGATTTATGCATCACTAATTGTGGAGTGGAGGAGATTGTATCGAAAGGGGAAGGAGTGGAGGAGCAGCCTGTGAGGTTTGAGTTTCCGCAGGTGTCTTCCCTTGAGGTTACATCCCTAAAAAACCTCAAATGTTTCTATGAAGGGCAACATACAATAGTCTGGCCCATgttgaaaaaattgaaaacagATTGTTCTGCTTTGCTAAAGATAGTGGCTTCGGAACATCTTAGATTAATCCAAGGAAATGAGCAACCAGTTTTGTTGGTTGAAGAG GTGATTCCCAAATTAGAGAAACTTAAGTTACTAGATTTTGGTGATCTGGACCAGTTTCCACCAGCTTTGTTTCAAGATATTAAAGTTTTGGAAGTGACAGGTGGCATTCGATCTTCTATATTTCCTTTCGTCCGAAGATTCTGCAATCTGGATAGTTTTCAGCTTTTTGGTTTTAATTTCAAATACATAGTCCCTTGTAAAGGAGATGCTGGGACTCGCTCACCAATTAGAAATTTGGTATTGGTTAATGCCATAAATCTTAAGCATATATGGAGCAAAGATTCGGAGCTTGACCATATTCTTTCTAATCTCCGAACACTCAGAGTTGGGGCATGTGATGATTTGATAAATATTAGAGCCTCCTCATCATCTTTACAAAATCTCACAACTTTGAATGTGTACTCTTGCAAAATGATGACAAACTTAGTTACACCCTCAGTAATTAAGAATTGTGTGCAATTAACGACAATGAGCGTAGAGTACTGCACTAAAATGACAGAAATAGTGGGAAACGAGGGAGACTACCATCAGACAATAGTTGTGAGTAAATTGAAATGTTTAGAACTAAGCAATTTACAGAGCCTCACAAGCTTTTGTCCAGGGAATTACACCTTCAACTTTCCTTGTTTGGAAGAATTAATTGTGGCACAGTGTCCTAGGTTAAAGATATTTTCTGAGGGAGTTTTAAGCACCCCACAATTACGAAGAGTAAAACAGTCGGGTTACCGTGAGAAATGGAGTTGGACAAGTGACTTGAATACAACCATACAACAGCTTTACACGGAAAAG GATGGATTCTCTGACGGACGATCTTTGAACATCTCTGACACATGTCCTAAGTCAATAGAAATATGGATTAGGAACCCTCAAGAAATTTTGGGCAGAAACCTTATTTCTCTGAATTATTATAAATGTAGCAGCTTGAAGTACATTTTTACTCCGTCTATGCTTTTGAGCCTCAATCAACTAGAATGGCTAGAAGTAAAAGAATGCAATTCAATGGAACAAGTGGTtagggaggaggaggaggaagcaATGACACATAAATTTACATTTCTTGAGCTATTCTCCATAAGAATTGAATCATGTCCCAACTTGACAAATTTCCATTTGGGAAGTCAAGCTCTTGAATTTCCAGAGTTGTTTAGAATCAAAATAGTTGATTGTCCAAAACTGACTGCATTTTCTTCCTCAACTTCAAGAGAGATTGGTGATGCAAGTGAAAACGTGGTTGGCAAAGGGGGCATCTATGATAACAATGCAGCTTTTTTCAGTAATAAGATAAGTTTGGTATTTAATATTTATCTGCACAACTTATTtcacattttctttttatttgatcACCATGAGTGTGTCTGGTCTATATATACATACTAG
- the LOC108465486 gene encoding uncharacterized protein LOC108465486 isoform X2: MLLIKTEALYLEGLEGVKNILAELNNGKDLPHLKRLHVKNGMHVQYITMNEIGVSELCSITLKNLPQLISFCSQDKRCFTVSEPLPLFNKQACHWITNLRSLIIDGCGKLEHLLSTSLARSLVQLQCFKIKDCKGLRDIILTEKIEEERKDVICLPRLNSLHIVGLRNLIFFCSGNYNIEFPLLKNLEIEGCSKLKEFISQTSTQSGMYTLFNEKAAFPRLERMKIVNMINVKMIFHNDLASSSLQNLREIRVERCGSLKNLFPVSIAKDLPQLEDLCITNCGVEEIVSKGEGVEEQPVRFEFPQVSSLEVTSLKNLKCFYEGQHTIVWPMLKKLKTDCSALLKIVASEHLRLIQGNEQPVLLVEEVIPKLEKLKLLDFGDLDQFPPALFQDIKVLEVTGGIRSSIFPFVRRFCNLDSFQLFGFNFKYIVPCKGDAGTRSPIRNLVLVNAINLKHIWSKDSELDHILSNLRTLRVGACDDLINIRASSSSLQNLTTLNVYSCKMMTNLVTPSVIKNCVQLTTMSVEYCTKMTEIVGNEGDYHQTIVVSKLKCLELSNLQSLTSFCPGNYTFNFPCLEELIVAQCPRLKIFSEGVLSTPQLRRVKQSGYREKWSWTSDLNTTIQQLYTEKVQKMDSLTDDL; encoded by the exons ATGTTGCTGATTAAGACTGAAGCTTTGTACCTAGAAGGACTTGAAGGCGTCAAGAATATACTTGCGGAGTTAAATAATGGGAAAGATCTTCCACATTTAAAGAGACTTCACGTCAAAAATGGTATGCATGTCCAGTATATTACAATGAATGAAATTGGGGTTTCGGAATTATGCTCCATCACCCTTAAAAATCTACCGCAACTCATTAGCTTTTGCTCTCAAGACAAAAGGTGTTTCACTGTTTCTGAGCCCTTACCACTTTTTAATAAACAG GCATGTCATTGGATTACGAATTTGAGGAGCTTGATCATCGACGGATGTGGTAAGTTGGAGCATCTGTTATCAACTTCTCTCGCTAGAAGTCTGGTGCAGCTCCAATGCTTTAAGATAAAGGATTGCAAGGGCTTAAGGGACATAATACTTACAgagaaaattgaagaagaaaggaaAGATGTGATTTGTTTGCCTCGGTTAAACTCCCTGCATATAGTAGGACTTCGAAACCTCATTTTCTTTTGCTCAGGAAATTATAATATCGAGTTCCCATTGTTGAAAAACCTAGAGATTGAGGGTTgctcaaaattaaaagaattcatTAGTCAAACTAGTACGCAGTCCGGCATGTATACTCTCTTCAATGAGAAG GCTGCATTTCCTAGGTTGGAAAGGATGAAAATCGTCAACATGATAAATGTGAAGATGATATTTCATAATGACCTAGCATCAAGTTCCTTACAAAATCTACGAGAAATAAGAGTTGAGAGATGTGGGAGTCTGAAAAATCTATTTCCAGTGTCAATAGCCAAAGATCTTCCACAACTTGAAGATTTATGCATCACTAATTGTGGAGTGGAGGAGATTGTATCGAAAGGGGAAGGAGTGGAGGAGCAGCCTGTGAGGTTTGAGTTTCCGCAGGTGTCTTCCCTTGAGGTTACATCCCTAAAAAACCTCAAATGTTTCTATGAAGGGCAACATACAATAGTCTGGCCCATgttgaaaaaattgaaaacagATTGTTCTGCTTTGCTAAAGATAGTGGCTTCGGAACATCTTAGATTAATCCAAGGAAATGAGCAACCAGTTTTGTTGGTTGAAGAG GTGATTCCCAAATTAGAGAAACTTAAGTTACTAGATTTTGGTGATCTGGACCAGTTTCCACCAGCTTTGTTTCAAGATATTAAAGTTTTGGAAGTGACAGGTGGCATTCGATCTTCTATATTTCCTTTCGTCCGAAGATTCTGCAATCTGGATAGTTTTCAGCTTTTTGGTTTTAATTTCAAATACATAGTCCCTTGTAAAGGAGATGCTGGGACTCGCTCACCAATTAGAAATTTGGTATTGGTTAATGCCATAAATCTTAAGCATATATGGAGCAAAGATTCGGAGCTTGACCATATTCTTTCTAATCTCCGAACACTCAGAGTTGGGGCATGTGATGATTTGATAAATATTAGAGCCTCCTCATCATCTTTACAAAATCTCACAACTTTGAATGTGTACTCTTGCAAAATGATGACAAACTTAGTTACACCCTCAGTAATTAAGAATTGTGTGCAATTAACGACAATGAGCGTAGAGTACTGCACTAAAATGACAGAAATAGTGGGAAACGAGGGAGACTACCATCAGACAATAGTTGTGAGTAAATTGAAATGTTTAGAACTAAGCAATTTACAGAGCCTCACAAGCTTTTGTCCAGGGAATTACACCTTCAACTTTCCTTGTTTGGAAGAATTAATTGTGGCACAGTGTCCTAGGTTAAAGATATTTTCTGAGGGAGTTTTAAGCACCCCACAATTACGAAGAGTAAAACAGTCGGGTTACCGTGAGAAATGGAGTTGGACAAGTGACTTGAATACAACCATACAACAGCTTTACACGGAAAAGGTACAAAA GATGGATTCTCTGACGGACGATCTTTGA